The Anolis sagrei isolate rAnoSag1 chromosome 6, rAnoSag1.mat, whole genome shotgun sequence genome includes the window caggcttcagcctacacTTCCTCCCCtgaacgacactagctttggcctattcactctcctcaggacaacactagctttggcccattaaCTCTAACACGCTTCAATCTACTTACTCACCACAAGACgacactagttttggcccattaaCTCGAATAGGCATCatcctactcactctcctcaggatgacactagctttggcccactaactcaaACAGGCTTCGGACTACTCACTCTCCCCAGGACGACTCTACCTTTGGCCCACTAACAGGCtccagcctactcactctcctcaggacgacgctagctttggcccactaactctaaaaggcttcagcctactcactttcctcaggacgacactagctttggcccactaactctaacaagctttggcctactcactctcctcaggacgatactagctttggcccactaactgtaacaggctttggcctactcactttcctcaggacgacactagctttggcccactaacttgaacagacttcggcctactcactctcctcaggacgatactagctttggcccactaactctaacaggcttcggcctactcaccctcctcaggacgacactagctttggcccactaactctaacaggcttcggcctactcactctcctcaggacgacactagctttggcccactaactgtaacaggcttcggcctactcaccctcctcaggacgacactagctttggcccactaactctaacaagctttggcctactcaccctcctcaggacactagctttggcccactaactctaaaaggcttcagcctactcaccctcctcaggacgacactagctttggcccactaactctaacaagctttggcctactcactctcctcaggacaaccttagctttggcccactaactctaacaagctttggcctactcactctcctcaggacaaccttagctttggcccactaactctaacaagctttggcctactcactctcctcaggacgacactagctttggcccactaactctaaaagGCTTCGGCCTACGCACCctcttcaggacgacactagctttggcccactaactctaacaagctttggcctactcactctcctcaggacaacactagctttggcccactaactctaacaggcttcggcctacgcactctcctcaggacgacactagctttggcccactaactgtaACAGACTTTgggctactcactctcctcaggacgacactagctttggcccactaactctaacaggcttcggcctactctttCAGTTATTGACTCACACATTTGTAATCAAATatgcctagttaatttttaatatttctgacacacgattgttgttcctgggttataaatgtcgtttcctaattggttctatcataaaaacatggaaaaggtttaataAAATTTAGGTCAtgcaagtttctggagtaaaacaactacttgcAAAGTGAGACCCATACAATTGAACaagaaataactctttcaaaccaggaacagaaaattcttttgttacatagtgttacagTTTGAAATTAAATTTCCTTGATAAAGAGTGACaggatttcagaggaaggaaggaaggaaggaaggaaggaaggaaggaaggaaggaaggacccccccccccccccatgtacttAATAAGATGGGTCTCTAACAATCAAGGGAGTGTTGTTTTTGGCCCTCCCTTGCCCCTCTCTCTCTGATGAGCTGCGTGCCCTGACTTTGCATTTTGCCCTGGTTGCCTCCAAGCAATTTCCATTCCTGGATCTTTTCCCAGAGAGGATTCGGGGGCGTGAACCCCTGCAGCCTGGCTTTACTCCAAGTAGGACAGCAGCATCTCTGGACGGATCCTTTGAAAAGATCCTGTTTCCACAAAACAATTTAGATATCAGGAATATCATGATCCTGCCTCCGGAAGGTTTGGATATAACCCTCCCACACAATGTCTGAAGCAAAAGATTGGTTTTCTGCAGGGCATAATATCTGAAGCTGATGAGTTAGCAAAGAAAACGGTGAACAAGATTTTCTTTCTGGTTTTCAATACACTCAGTTAACTAAATGTCCTGTTAAAAACCTTACGGGAATGGAATGCAAGTAGAGAGTTATCCTCCTCTGAAAAAAATGTTACAGTAAAAGAGATTTAACTTATTGTCTCAGACTGAtcagatatatctatctatctatctatctatctatctaaataaataaataaataaataaataaataaataaataaatgtaatgttcgtttgtaggattaacataacccaaaaaccactggacaaaatgacatgaaatttggacactacataaCTAACCaatcaatgagtgaccatcacttataaccttccccccccccaaaaaaaaacagtggaaaggacttaaaaaccccaaaaagctaaatgacaaaaagctaaatgacgttattttaaaaaagggaagaaagagggagggaagaaaggagagagagagagagagaaagaaagaaagaaagaaagaaagaaagagaaggaaggaaagaggtagagaaggaagaaaggagagaaagaggaaaggaaaaggggaagcaaagaaaggggtagagaaggaaggaaggtgagaagggaaaaaaagaaaggaaggaaagggagcgaaggaaggagggaaagaggtagagaaggaagaaaggagagaaagagggagggagggaaggatggaagcaaaaatcaaaggaaggaaggaaggaaggaaggaaggaaggaaggaaggaaggaaagagggagcaaaagaaggagggaaagaaggagagaaagaaggggggaaggttggccacagcaatgtgtggggGGTACAGGTAGTACTacccagtggtttatgagttatgttaatcccacaaacgaacattacatttttatttgaacataacccaaaaaccactggacaaaatgacatgaaatttggacactacaccactaagggagcaaaggaaggagggaaagaaggagagaaagagggagggaaggttggccacagcaacgtgtggcagatacagctagtatctatataaataaaaatgtcatgttcttttgtgggattaacacaactcaaaaacccctggatgaattgacaccaaatttggacataatacacctatcaggccaatgagtgaccatcactcataaaacactgaaaaacacagcagaagagacttagaaagccaaaacaacaaaatatacattacaacacatgcgcaaaaccacacatatatacgcaaacacacatatatacacatatacaccaatatatatacacacaaaacacatatacacagactgggctacagcaacgcatggcaggggacagctagcccATAATAAAAACGAAAATACAAATGTATATGTGTggttggggtgtccacttacacggacaggctcccacttccacaaacagctatagttcccactattcaggagacaccaatggccctccctccaatgacattgcacgTTATAGAGAGCACCATAAACATGTACAAGAGTCCCGCCAATGTCTTCCACAAATGCCatattgcccaccacccaagtgaaggctttcatatggggataatttcatcctggattttatgtgtttcctccaccacaggcatcccagtgtttcttactctctctattggtgtgcaatttgcatgactccgaccactgcctctcccataaccctttcctatacttttctatggcacacaacaatcagaggaattgatcagcaactgaacatactagagagtttTGGGGAGAAattaccatgatttataggaattgtaggtactgggattgatagttcacctgcaatctaagagcactctgaattccaccaatgatggacctggaactaacttgtcacacagaacctccatgactaacaaaacatactggagatctttggaggcatttaaagaagttgtagttcacctacatctagagaagaCTATGAACCCTAACCgttctggatctggaccaaacttggcgtgtatacacgatatgcccaaatttgaatacgggttggttttgaggggaattggcctagatgttttggagttgtaggtactgggatttatagctcacctgcaacaatgagcaccctgaactccaccaaagatggaattggaccagtgAAAGTTAAAATAAATTGAGGTTTTTTGGTGTTTCATTCATATGTCATGGAACTCTGTGAGTGAAACTGGGACTggatctacagtgtagaccaggcgtGGGCGAACTTGGGacctgaggctgataggaattgtgggagttgaagtccaaaacacgtggagggcccaaatttgtccatgcctggtgtagactcatataattcagttaatctgggatcggatcctgggatattgggcagtgtagatccagcctaggtcAGTCAATTTTCTCACCTTGATCTCCCTCTTAGGGTTGTTATGAAGTTAAAATGATGAGAAGAGCCATATGTGTATCTTTGAGCTCATTTGAAGAAATACTGGATAGAAAtgttgatgattattattatgatgatgtatTTTGAGAGTCTCATGCAACATTATTAAAGAATTGGTAGCTATGCATGACAACAAAACTTGGAACGATTACGAAGGATTTTATTGCATGAGGCTGAGGAATTGCAATTACCGCAGTAGCATCAAAGAAACACCACACTCCTTCATCAGCACTCCTTTTTGGGCTGGTTGCATCCAAAATCTTGCCATTTCTCTACCCAACCATACATCTGTCACCTTAGGAAGTGGTAGGCTCATTTTGTGTAATGACAGAACCTACTAATGGGAGTTGTGGACTACGTTTGGGATTCTAAGGACTATGTCAATTGTCACTCTTCTCCCTAATACCACTCCATCTGTTGCCTCAGATGACCCACCTCTTTCCATCTAAACCTGAAGGTGGTCAAAGTCCAATTCTGCCAAAGACAAATTCTTCTGCAAGAAACTCAGACCCTGTCTTTGTTTTCATTTCAGGAGTCATTTTGGGATCTGTGTTTGGGGGTTTGCTTAGGATGCTTCCACCGCTTGATAGTGACTTGATCATGCTGATATCTTTTCCTGGAGACATCCTTATGCGCATGTTGAAGATGTTGATCCTGCCTCTGGTGATATCCAGTCTCATTTCAGGTAAGCTCCACATGAATCACTCTTAGTAAGTAAAAGTGTCATCTCAAAGAGATCATAAGAAAAGAGTACGTTGTGTGTGTTTGCAGACATGTGAGTGTCATTAACTAGATTTTCATTACTACGAGTATCGTGGTCTTGTATGCACCCAATTCACTTCAGCTTTATTTCTTCAACAACAGGGAAGAGTGACCTGGATAAAGTGGCTTTCTTTTACTTTCACCTTTGTGCTCCTGTAATGTCTATGATGTGTTTTGTGGGCAGGTCTGGCTGGCCTGGATGCGAAATCGAGTGGGCGAATGGGGACTCGTGCCATGCTCTATTATATGTCAACCACAGTGGTGGCAGCTGTACTGGGTGTCATTCTGGTCATATCCATTCATCCTGGCAACCCCAAACTCAAGAAGTCTCCTTCAGTGGTATCCAAGAATGAGGATGTCTCCAGCTTGGATGCTTTTTTGGACTTGATCAGGAACCTGTTCCCAGAAAACCTGGTGCAGGCCTGTTTCCAGCAGGTAACACAACTGGAAGGGAGCGTGTTTGCCAGGGAGGGCTTCCTTTCCTACTCCACtaacccttccttcttctttcacaTGCAGATCCAAACCATCTCAACAAAGGTTTCTGTACCACCAGTTGTAGTACGCAAAGAAAACATCAGCCAGATTGTCCATACCAATGGGACCGTGCTCAATGCTACCGTCACAGAGGTCAATGTGGGTCCCAGCACTGTCACCCAGAAACGCCTGGAGTTCAAGCCTGGAATGAATGTTTTGGGTGAGTCTGCCACACTGGAGGGAAAGGGTTTGACAGAGGTGCAGGAAACAGACTGACTTTCATAAACAGACAGTGATTTACAGTgagtgggctcttggtatctcCTGGAGTTTGGTTCCTGGACCACCGTGGATAGCAAAATCCATGggtactcaagtcccattgtatacgaTGGTGTAgcaaaatggtgttccttatataaaattgcaaaattaaGGTTTGATTTTTGGAATTATTGTTTTCATGGGAAATATTCTCAAGCCCTGGATGCTTGAATCTGTGTATGCAGACTCCATGGCTGCGGAAGACTGACTGTACTGTAACAAACACAAGAGTTTTTAAATAGAGACATTTCTTTAATATACAGTCATGCCTCGATATTTATATGTTCTGCATTtaaggattctatctatctatctatctatctatccatccatccatccttccatccatccatccatccatctctatgaCTATGAGAGTCATAGAGATAGatacacatccacacacacagaGTAACATTGatatgttgatgttgatgtttttgcCTCACAGTAGGATTCATGAGTGTGCGCATATATACATTTCCAACACTTCGTACAAACGTCAAAAATAGTTCAGCATTTTACCTctgctccttccttctctggtgggAAAGAAAAGGTTGCTGTTGATTCTATTgctgtgttgctgctgctgctgttgttgttgtgtgtctttaagcCATTCTccacttatagcaaccctaaggcaaacctatcacaaggttttctgtgACACACCCAAGATCAACCAATGGGTTTCCTTGGTTGTGAAATCCTAGTTGTCACAGTTGTGTTATGCTTAACCCGCTATACTATACTGGATTGCCAAGGTGAAAACTAGAGTGAGTTCTTGTCCTTTTATTGGTTacgtagaagagggaatttcggCAAGTTTTGCTTGTCATGCAACTAGACAACAACCGAAATGTTTCCCTCTACATAACCACTAAAGGTAATGGAACCCTATCCTGTTTTAATTCTGGCTACCTTACTATGAGTTTAAACATCTTTACTTTTTTGCCAAATTGTaatgggggtggggagaggggtGATTTTCTATCTCTGAGACCCTTTCCTGCTTCACTCCTCCAACAGGCTTGATTGGATTCTTCATCGCCTTTGGCATCTCCATGGGAAAAATGGGAGAACAAGCCAAGCCCATGGCTGATTTCTTCAATATCCTTAATGAGATCATCATGAAGCTTGTCTCCATGATCATGTGGTGAGGGGCTCACATAGATATGCAAACCAGAACACCTAACTGATAGAATAATTCCTTTTGATGCAAAAGACTGACTTATTGATAATCTTTCAAACATTGCTTTGGCGGTTGCCAGGATTTCATCATTAGCAGAAGAGACTAGGAACATGTTTAGACAGGTTAACAGAGTCTGTCTTCAGTTATCATATAGGCCACATAATTTACATGCTGTTTACTGCTATTTTAAAATCTGTATTTCTGTCCTTGttcatgtatgaatatgtgtaaGGTCTGTATTTGTGTGGGTGAAGCTCAGAAAAACCTTTTTTATAGAAAGGTCACCCTTGAGCAAATTCTGGAAGGCTAAAAAAAGTGAATAACTTTTCCAATTCACacacatatttgtgtgtatgtatggataAACAGACCTTGTGAAGGAGATATATTTTTGTCTGGCTGTTATTCTGTGTGAAGTACTTACTTGTGGTCTGTAATAGATACGCTGATGGTGAACCTTGGAATTGAGGGTACAACCCTATACTTTTGGGATGGTCGTAGTAAATTGTAAACTTCTTCACTAGCAGAGAAAGGGAAAGTTCATTTTATCACTTGACAGCAGTCATAACAGTTAAACCTTCTCACTTTCTGTTCGTTCTGTAGGTACTCACCTTTTGGTATTGCTTCACTTATCTGTGGCAAGATCGCAGCTATCAAAGACTTGGAGATGGTGGCCCGGCAGTTGGGCATGTACATGGTGACCGTCATTGTGGGTTTAGTGATCCACGGCGCTGTGGTACTGCCCCTCATCTTCTTTGTCATCACCCGGAAGAATCCCTTCATGTTCTATGCTGGCATTTTCCAGGCTTGGCTTACTGCCCTTGGCACCGCCTCCAGGTGTGAGCAACTTTTTACCCCGGTTCTTTTCACTGAAACCATTGATGTAAATATATGACATATATATGCTCTCCCTTGAGTGATTTGctccagcagttcaaaaaccttATGCCTCTCTTTTGTTGATATGTTACAGTCCCTGTGTAGTAGGGACCCTCACAATCACAGAACCCATGCCTATAATTTCACTTATTTTACTCAGGGAAAAATGGTCCTTCTAGAAACTTTTTAGTTCCTCCAGGTGACTTTATTATATATTTCACCTAGAAGTTATCATAGTCACTGTGGAGGACCTAGTAAAGTCCTAGAGAAGATACAACTGTGAATTTCTAGATCCTCTAGGGCAATTTATGCTGGAACCAGAAGTCAGGTAATTTAATGGTGTGTGGGTATATCTGTGGTTTCAGACTGGAGCATCTTCCCCATGGATACCGGGGTCTTAGTGTATGTTACAATTCCAGATCTTTGCTGTTTAAGCCACCATCATCTTCACATCTCATTTTCTTGTAGAAACTTGACTCTCTCCATTCCTACCATCACCAGTATGGGATTCAGTGGTTATTGAATTCATCTTGAGAGTGGGCAGTCATCTTGGGTAACCTTGCGCATATCAGACTGCTCTACCTTTTAGGATTATTGTGAAGATAACATGCGTGAATAAAAAACATGGTTGTCCTGAAAGGAACATGAAGGAAATAGAGATGGCCAAGCAGCATGGCTAGTAGTTATGTTGGCTAGGCAATTATGGGAGTTTTGGTCGAGAAAAGTTGCATTTCCAAGTTCTGTGCTCATGTTAGATCTTAACAAACCTATACATCTGCCAGTTCAAGTATGTACAAATTACAGTCTTCCTGTTACTTCCAAATTTGTGTATGCAAAAGGCGAGGGGACATGTTTCTTGGATAATAGCTCGGTACACAGAATTTTAATCCCTTTTTTCCTACATCCCAAACTTATCTATCCTACTACTGCTTCATACCAGTGCTGGAACACTGCCTGTCACTTTCCGCTGCCTCGAAGAGAATCTTAAAATCGACAAGCGAGTGACACGCTTTGTCCTGCCCATTGGAGCCACCATCAACATGGATGGAACCGCCCTCTATGAAGCCGTGGCAGCCATCTTCATTGCACAAATGAACAGCATCAACTTGGATGGGGGACAGATTGCAACAGTTAGGTGAGCTCTAGCTGCGTCACCCTGGATAACATAGACTTACTTATCTATTACTGTTACATATTTATAATAATTGTTTAATCATGATGTGAAACTCTCCTCCCCAACCTACTTAATGGGGCATCGGCTGCATGGGAAGAAGGGGATCCATTTTGCCAGGGGATCAGATTATGGGTTAATGATGTTTCTATCAGGTTTTGGAGAACTGAATGAGGAGAGGTTACTTAGAAGCTTATTGCATGAGGCAGGTAAATTGCACTTACAACAGGGTAATAGGATCTTTGGCTGTTATTCTGGTGTAGTTGTGATTTACTTGCCTTATATGATTGGAGAACCTCTGTTAAATATACTTAAGGGCTTCATTACATGCAATAAAATTAGCATTTCTACACACTTAGGAAACTGCAAGCAATGCTGCCTTTTACATGacgcaagcttcaaatgtggagtAGAGATagcttgcagtttctaaagtgtgGGTTTTTCCTGACAATTCCTAAGCCAGTTGGCAAGCGACTTATTCCTCAATTTCCTGTGTAGAGACATGTAAAAACACCCAATTTAAAATGTGACGGGAATTCCCACTCACCTGTTTGTAAGCATTACTTATCCTGTAAGATAGTCCCAAGGAGctgtttctcattttttttctctttttccacaGCCTGACAGCTACATTGGCTAGTGTGGGAGCAGCCAGTATACCCAGTGCTGGGTTAGTCACCATGCTTTTGATCCTGACAGCTGTAGGACTCCCCACTCAGGACATCAGTCTCCTCATTGCTGTGGACTGGCTACTGTGAGTGCCATCAAGGGTAGATGTCAAGGCGTCTGGTTTGGGAAATGCCGGGTGGGGGAATAATATAGGACCAAACCTTGATATTTATAACTATttctgttttgttattattttgctcaCATTTCTTCTTTCTAAAAACCTTGAAATTGTTTGCAGAATAAttcagaacacacacacatatatataaagcaAAGTAATAAAATAACGTTGTCATTTCCGACctgtcatagagttttcttggcaagatttgttcagaggaggattGCCATCGCCTTCATCTGAGACTGACAGAATCTGACTTGCCTGAGGTCACCCTTTGGGTTCTGTGCCAATTAAGGGgcttgaaccctggcctccagagtcatagtccaacgctCAACCCCCCTGATCATCTTTTGGCAAAAAGGAAACATCCAAGACATGTTTCACTAAATAAGGCTGTCATATTGGTAGCATAGATAAATAAATCAACCATGAAGAGACTGGATTTCCATtgtaacattaatgcagtttgacaccactgtaactgccattgctcaatgctaagtaaatctgggatgtatagtttggtgaggcaccagccctctttggcagagaaggcttaaaacc containing:
- the LOC132777937 gene encoding excitatory amino acid transporter 2-like codes for the protein MTNHVEVPLADGPHIILEDLPKPCLDKYCGWLMRNVLLTLTIVGVILGSVFGGLLRMLPPLDSDLIMLISFPGDILMRMLKMLILPLVISSLISGLAGLDAKSSGRMGTRAMLYYMSTTVVAAVLGVILVISIHPGNPKLKKSPSVVSKNEDVSSLDAFLDLIRNLFPENLVQACFQQIQTISTKVSVPPVVVRKENISQIVHTNGTVLNATVTEVNVGPSTVTQKRLEFKPGMNVLGLIGFFIAFGISMGKMGEQAKPMADFFNILNEIIMKLVSMIMWYSPFGIASLICGKIAAIKDLEMVARQLGMYMVTVIVGLVIHGAVVLPLIFFVITRKNPFMFYAGIFQAWLTALGTASSAGTLPVTFRCLEENLKIDKRVTRFVLPIGATINMDGTALYEAVAAIFIAQMNSINLDGGQIATVSLTATLASVGAASIPSAGLVTMLLILTAVGLPTQDISLLIAVDWLLDRMRTSINVVGDSFGAGIVHYLSLKELEVIDARTEGRELDPTALKLQALGNHQGPLEGSIGSGYTVLPSEEELPEKVDAASQYSERDEDELVSDEEEGEEKKEGD